Proteins encoded by one window of Gemmatimonadaceae bacterium:
- the xerD gene encoding site-specific tyrosine recombinase XerD, whose translation MTGADRLRPFLLERFTEFLTLEQGSSARTDESYGRDLYRMAEWAVAHGALSPEALTAAHLREFVYYLKDLGLSPASIRRGISAIRTWYRFLLAEGVVKVDPSERLETPKKWRTLPEVLTPAEIEQLLGAIPIEEPLAFRDRAMLELAYGAGLRVGEWITLKVNDLMLDEGVVRVFGKGSKERLVPVGGKATGAVAIYLRELRPRLERGRGSGVLFLNARGTPLTRMGAWKILRKYVVLAGITKPVTPHTLRHSFATHLLEGGADLRSVQEMLGHADISTTQVYTHVDREYLRSVHRQFHPRG comes from the coding sequence GTGACCGGCGCCGACCGGCTTCGCCCATTTCTCCTCGAGCGTTTCACCGAGTTCCTGACGCTCGAGCAAGGAAGCTCCGCCCGCACCGACGAAAGCTACGGCCGCGACCTGTACCGGATGGCCGAGTGGGCCGTCGCGCACGGCGCCCTGTCGCCGGAGGCCCTGACGGCCGCGCACCTGCGGGAGTTCGTCTACTATCTCAAGGACCTCGGCCTCTCGCCCGCCTCCATCCGGCGCGGCATCTCCGCCATTCGAACGTGGTACCGCTTCCTGCTGGCCGAAGGCGTCGTGAAGGTCGATCCGAGTGAACGGCTCGAGACGCCCAAGAAGTGGCGGACGCTGCCCGAGGTCCTGACCCCCGCGGAGATCGAGCAGCTGCTCGGCGCCATTCCCATCGAGGAGCCGCTGGCGTTTCGCGACCGGGCGATGCTCGAACTGGCGTACGGCGCCGGCTTGCGCGTCGGGGAGTGGATCACGCTGAAGGTGAACGACCTGATGCTGGATGAGGGAGTCGTGCGCGTCTTCGGCAAGGGGAGCAAGGAACGCCTCGTGCCGGTTGGCGGGAAGGCCACCGGCGCCGTGGCCATTTACCTGCGCGAGCTGCGGCCGCGGCTCGAGCGGGGCAGGGGTTCCGGCGTGCTCTTCCTGAACGCACGCGGCACGCCACTCACGCGGATGGGCGCCTGGAAGATCCTCCGCAAGTATGTCGTGCTGGCTGGCATCACCAAGCCCGTGACGCCCCACACCCTCCGGCACTCCTTCGCCACGCATCTGCTCGAGGGCGGCGCCGACCTGCGGTCGGTGCAGGAGATGCTCGGCCATGCGGACATCAGCACGACGCAGGTGTACACGCACGTCGACCGCGAGTACCTGCGCTCCGTGCACCGGCAGTTCCATCCGCGCGGATGA
- the fabG gene encoding 3-oxoacyl-[acyl-carrier-protein] reductase — MITLKGRTALVTGAARGIGRSIAETLVACGARVAIADLDLASAEKTAGEIGEARGFACDVGDPAAVTMLIQTVEDAFGSLDILVNNAGITRDNLMARMKDEDWDAVMAVNLRSAFVATRAVQRGMMKRRWGRIINIASVVGIMGNKGQANYSASKAGLIGLTKSSAKELASRNILVNAIAPGFIQTAMTDKLPDEAKAALAAQIPLARLGEPKDIANAVAFLASDLASYITGQVLVVDGGMVM, encoded by the coding sequence ATGATCACGCTCAAAGGAAGAACCGCTCTCGTCACCGGCGCCGCGCGCGGCATCGGCCGGTCGATTGCCGAGACCCTGGTGGCCTGCGGGGCGCGCGTCGCCATTGCGGACCTCGATCTCGCGTCCGCCGAGAAGACGGCCGGCGAGATTGGCGAGGCCCGGGGCTTCGCCTGCGACGTCGGCGATCCCGCCGCCGTGACCATGCTCATCCAGACCGTCGAGGACGCCTTCGGCTCGCTCGACATCCTGGTCAACAATGCCGGCATCACGCGCGACAACCTGATGGCCCGCATGAAGGACGAAGACTGGGACGCGGTGATGGCCGTCAACCTGCGCTCGGCGTTCGTCGCCACGCGCGCCGTCCAGCGCGGCATGATGAAGCGGCGCTGGGGACGCATCATCAACATTGCCAGCGTGGTCGGCATCATGGGGAACAAGGGGCAGGCCAACTACTCCGCATCCAAGGCGGGGCTCATCGGCCTGACCAAGTCGTCGGCCAAGGAACTCGCCTCCCGCAACATTCTCGTGAATGCCATCGCCCCCGGGTTCATCCAGACGGCGATGACCGACAAGCTCCCGGACGAGGCCAAGGCGGCGCTGGCGGCGCAGATCCCGCTGGCCCGGCTGGGCGAGCCCAAGGACATCGCCAATGCGGTGGCCTTCCTGGCCTCGGACCTGGCGTCCTACATCACCGGGCAGGTCCTGGTGGTGGACGGCGGGATGGTGATGTAG
- a CDS encoding dipeptidase, whose protein sequence is MSILRRIMTVLAIGIPVAALVFFLVVARVVGARMNRVDERKAIAVSPRAAALHQTLLVADLHNDLLLWDRDPVTMGWWGHTDVERLVEGNVAIEVFSTVTKTPKGQNYTRNSASTDQITLLAIGSRWPRATWHSRLQRALYQAGKLEHAAAISEGRLVLVHSAAELQKALDFRASTPGLRPVIGILNTEGLQAIDGELANVDTLFAHGFRMAGLTHFFDNDVAGSAHGEAKGGLTELGRRVVERMQALGFIVDLAHVAPKAFDDVLALTTRPVVVSHTGVQATCAGPRNLSDDQLRALAARGALIGIGFWDGAVCDASPRAIARAIRHAVTVAGLDHVALGSDWDGATTVAFGADGVAQVTEALLQAEFTEAEIRAVMGENTRRFLLANLPAGAQTP, encoded by the coding sequence GTGAGCATCCTGCGACGCATCATGACCGTGCTGGCCATCGGTATTCCGGTGGCCGCGCTCGTCTTCTTCCTGGTGGTGGCCCGCGTCGTCGGCGCCCGCATGAATCGTGTGGACGAGCGCAAGGCGATTGCCGTCTCGCCGCGCGCGGCCGCGCTGCACCAGACACTGCTGGTTGCCGACCTGCACAACGACCTGCTGCTCTGGGACCGCGACCCCGTCACCATGGGATGGTGGGGGCACACCGACGTCGAGCGCCTCGTCGAAGGCAACGTGGCGATCGAGGTCTTCTCGACCGTCACCAAGACCCCGAAGGGGCAGAACTACACGCGGAACAGCGCGTCGACCGACCAGATCACGCTGCTCGCCATCGGCTCCCGGTGGCCACGCGCCACCTGGCACAGCCGCCTGCAGCGGGCGCTCTACCAGGCCGGCAAACTCGAGCACGCGGCGGCGATTTCCGAAGGGCGGCTGGTGCTCGTGCACAGCGCCGCGGAGCTGCAGAAGGCGCTCGACTTTCGCGCCTCCACGCCCGGCCTCCGCCCCGTCATCGGCATCCTGAACACGGAAGGGCTGCAGGCCATCGACGGCGAGCTCGCGAATGTGGACACCCTCTTCGCGCACGGGTTCCGGATGGCGGGTCTCACGCACTTCTTCGACAACGACGTCGCCGGATCCGCCCACGGGGAAGCGAAGGGCGGCCTCACCGAGCTCGGACGTCGCGTCGTCGAGCGCATGCAGGCGCTGGGCTTCATTGTGGATCTCGCGCACGTTGCGCCCAAGGCGTTCGACGATGTCCTGGCGCTGACCACGCGTCCCGTCGTCGTCTCGCACACCGGGGTGCAGGCAACCTGCGCCGGTCCGCGGAACCTGTCGGACGATCAACTGCGCGCGTTGGCCGCGCGCGGCGCGCTCATTGGGATCGGCTTCTGGGACGGCGCGGTGTGCGACGCGTCGCCGCGCGCCATCGCCAGGGCCATCCGGCACGCCGTCACCGTGGCCGGCCTCGACCACGTGGCGCTCGGCTCCGACTGGGATGGCGCGACGACGGTGGCCTTTGGGGCCGACGGGGTGGCGCAGGTCACCGAGGCGCTCCTGCAGGCCGAATTCACCGAGGCGGAGATTCGCGCCGTGATGGGGGAGAACACCAGGCGGTTCCTGCTCGCCAACCTCCCCGCCGGCGCTCAGACCCCCTAA
- a CDS encoding aminodeoxychorismate/anthranilate synthase component II translates to MILVIDNYDSFTYNLVQYLGELGEALRVARNDALTVEDVGALAPTAIVLSPGPGTPAEAGITVSLIRRYGAQVPMLGVCLGHQAIGEAYGGCVIRAPRGVMHGKTSKVLHNGTDLFDGLPSPLQVMRYHSLVVEHGTLPACLEVTAHAADDPTEIHALRHRTHPVWGVQFHPESILTQDGKLLLANFLRLARAGAAA, encoded by the coding sequence GTGATTCTCGTCATCGATAACTACGACTCCTTCACGTACAACCTCGTCCAGTATCTGGGCGAGCTGGGCGAGGCGTTGCGCGTCGCGCGCAATGATGCGCTCACCGTGGAGGACGTCGGCGCGCTCGCGCCGACCGCCATCGTGCTCTCGCCGGGGCCGGGAACGCCCGCCGAGGCCGGGATCACCGTCTCCCTGATCCGTCGGTACGGCGCCCAGGTGCCGATGCTCGGCGTCTGCCTGGGACATCAGGCCATCGGCGAGGCGTACGGCGGATGCGTGATACGCGCGCCGCGCGGCGTGATGCATGGCAAGACGTCCAAGGTCCTGCACAACGGCACCGACCTGTTCGATGGACTGCCGTCTCCGCTCCAGGTGATGCGCTACCACTCCCTGGTCGTCGAGCACGGCACGCTTCCCGCCTGCCTCGAAGTCACGGCGCACGCCGCCGATGACCCAACGGAGATCCACGCCCTCCGCCACCGCACGCATCCCGTGTGGGGCGTGCAGTTCCACCCCGAGTCCATCCTGACGCAGGACGGCAAGCTGCTGCTGGCCAATTTCCTTCGGCTGGCGCGCGCGGGGGCCGCCGCGTGA
- the fabD gene encoding ACP S-malonyltransferase, whose product MQLLLLFPGQGSQKPGMAKDLAEQYPAARAVFDAADAALGAPLSTLCFEGPADELTRTHNAQPALLAHGAAVWAVVKQRAASHVAAAAGHSLGEFSAYHAAGALSLADAVRLVRRRGELMYETGVQRPGAMAAILGELQRPIDEICAEASAAGVVVPANYNALEQVVISGEVAGVERGMELAKAAGAKRTVRLQVSGAFHSPLMEPAQAGLADALGAASWTNPAWTVYSNVTAAPVSEAEVARNLLLRQLTSPVRWVAVIQAMAAAHPGATFVEMGPGNVLTGLLKRLAPNHTARTCGTVTEVEALLSDL is encoded by the coding sequence ATGCAACTACTTCTCCTGTTTCCCGGGCAGGGCTCGCAGAAGCCCGGCATGGCGAAGGACCTCGCCGAGCAGTATCCCGCGGCGCGCGCCGTCTTTGACGCGGCCGATGCGGCCCTCGGCGCGCCGCTCTCGACGCTCTGCTTCGAGGGACCGGCCGACGAGTTGACGCGCACCCACAACGCGCAGCCGGCGTTGCTGGCCCATGGCGCGGCGGTCTGGGCGGTGGTCAAGCAGCGTGCGGCGTCGCACGTTGCCGCGGCGGCGGGGCACTCGCTCGGCGAATTCTCGGCGTATCACGCCGCGGGGGCGCTGTCGCTGGCCGACGCCGTGCGGCTGGTGCGCCGCCGTGGGGAACTGATGTACGAGACGGGCGTGCAGCGCCCCGGCGCGATGGCCGCGATCCTCGGCGAACTGCAGCGCCCCATCGATGAGATTTGCGCAGAAGCGAGCGCGGCCGGTGTCGTGGTCCCGGCCAACTATAACGCGCTCGAGCAGGTGGTGATCTCCGGCGAAGTGGCGGGCGTCGAGCGCGGCATGGAGCTGGCCAAGGCCGCGGGAGCCAAGCGCACGGTGCGATTGCAGGTGAGCGGCGCGTTCCATTCGCCGCTCATGGAACCGGCGCAGGCCGGGCTTGCCGACGCGCTCGGGGCCGCCTCGTGGACCAACCCGGCGTGGACGGTCTACTCGAATGTCACCGCGGCACCGGTGTCCGAAGCCGAGGTCGCGCGGAATCTCCTGCTGCGCCAGTTGACCTCGCCCGTGCGCTGGGTCGCGGTGATCCAGGCGATGGCCGCGGCGCATCCCGGCGCGACCTTCGTGGAGATGGGTCCAGGGAACGTGCTGACGGGGCTCCTGAAGCGGCTCGCGCCCAATCACACCGCCCGGACCTGCGGTACCGTGACCGAAGTCGAAGCCCTGCTCAGCGACCTCTAG
- the mqnC gene encoding cyclic dehypoxanthinyl futalosine synthase produces the protein MSELSNLLDLYQHAPLLELGALADARRRELHPERVVTYIVDRNINYTNVCVADCGFCAFYRRPKHGEGYTLSYEEIGAKIEETKALGGVQILIQGGHNPYIPFEWYLELIKYIKRNHPIHVHGFSPSEVDFWAQLYRMEAREVIRQLIAAGLDSIPGGGGEILVQRVRDIVAPKKAGADRWLEIMEIAHEEGLKTSCTMMFGIGETLEERMEHLVRLRDVQSRTHGFTAFITWPLQPENTPRLSQQPKTDAVEYLRTVAFSRLVLDNIPNIQASWVTMGMKVGQIALSYGCNDFGSLMIEENVVSAANTTYHTTTEEIERLITDAGFTPRRRRQDYQLIAASAAA, from the coding sequence ATGTCTGAACTCTCCAACCTCCTCGACCTGTACCAGCACGCGCCGCTCCTCGAGCTGGGCGCGCTGGCCGACGCCCGTCGGCGCGAGCTCCACCCCGAGCGGGTGGTGACGTACATCGTCGACCGCAACATCAACTACACGAACGTCTGCGTCGCCGACTGCGGCTTCTGCGCCTTCTACCGGCGCCCGAAGCACGGCGAAGGCTACACGCTCTCGTACGAGGAGATCGGCGCGAAGATCGAGGAGACGAAGGCGCTGGGCGGGGTGCAGATCCTCATCCAGGGCGGGCACAATCCGTACATCCCGTTCGAGTGGTACCTCGAGCTCATCAAGTACATCAAGCGCAACCACCCCATTCACGTGCACGGCTTCTCGCCAAGCGAGGTGGATTTCTGGGCGCAGCTGTACCGCATGGAGGCGCGCGAGGTCATCCGGCAGCTCATCGCTGCCGGACTCGACAGCATCCCCGGCGGCGGCGGCGAGATCCTGGTGCAGCGCGTGCGCGACATCGTCGCCCCCAAGAAGGCGGGGGCCGACCGCTGGCTGGAGATCATGGAGATCGCGCACGAGGAAGGGCTCAAGACCTCGTGCACGATGATGTTCGGCATCGGCGAGACGCTCGAGGAGCGGATGGAGCACCTGGTGCGCCTGCGCGACGTGCAGTCGCGCACCCACGGGTTCACGGCGTTCATCACCTGGCCGCTGCAGCCCGAGAACACGCCGCGCCTCAGCCAGCAGCCCAAGACGGACGCCGTCGAGTACCTGCGCACGGTGGCGTTCTCGCGGCTGGTCCTCGACAACATCCCCAACATACAGGCAAGTTGGGTGACGATGGGCATGAAGGTTGGACAGATCGCGCTGTCGTACGGGTGCAACGATTTCGGCTCGCTCATGATCGAGGAGAATGTCGTGTCGGCGGCGAACACCACCTACCACACGACCACCGAGGAGATTGAGCGACTGATCACGGACGCGGGATTCACGCCGCGCCGTCGCCGGCAGGACTATCAGCTGATCGCCGCGTCCGCCGCGGCGTAG
- a CDS encoding menaquinone biosynthesis protein, which produces MRVGRIPYLNCAPVYGAVDRGLVTLDADLITGIPSALNRGVAEGTIDVSVVSAVEYARDAGKYLLLPDLAISCHGEVRSVMLFSTRPATELGGTQVLVSRSSMTSVALLDLLFEHVWKVRPTFVPGDAEADDLRQDQSPVAARLVIGDAALMLRHKEHPVAVAHGREYPFVYDLGLEWKRWTGLPFVFAVWVARREVNVRDALQVHGALMESRNWGLANLSRISDEASAVCRLPSAVIHEYLAGLDYRLGLEYLEGLSEFFRRLELAGKVPQGRLVFLPAA; this is translated from the coding sequence ATGCGCGTCGGCCGCATCCCGTACCTCAACTGCGCGCCCGTGTACGGGGCAGTGGATCGCGGCCTCGTCACGCTCGACGCCGACCTGATCACCGGCATTCCGTCGGCCCTGAACCGCGGAGTTGCCGAGGGGACCATTGACGTCTCCGTGGTCTCGGCCGTGGAATACGCGCGAGACGCCGGCAAGTACCTGTTGCTGCCCGACCTCGCCATCTCGTGCCACGGCGAGGTGCGGAGCGTGATGCTGTTCTCGACGCGCCCGGCCACCGAACTGGGCGGCACGCAGGTGCTCGTGAGCCGCAGTTCGATGACGTCGGTAGCGCTGCTCGACCTGCTGTTCGAGCACGTCTGGAAAGTGCGGCCGACGTTTGTCCCCGGCGATGCCGAGGCGGACGACCTGCGGCAGGATCAGTCGCCGGTGGCGGCGCGCCTCGTCATCGGCGATGCGGCGCTGATGCTGCGGCATAAGGAGCACCCGGTGGCCGTGGCCCATGGGCGCGAGTATCCGTTCGTCTACGACCTCGGGCTCGAGTGGAAGCGGTGGACGGGGCTGCCCTTCGTATTTGCAGTCTGGGTGGCGCGCCGCGAAGTGAACGTGCGGGACGCCCTGCAGGTGCACGGCGCACTGATGGAGAGCCGCAACTGGGGACTCGCCAACCTCTCGCGGATTTCGGACGAGGCATCGGCCGTCTGCCGCCTGCCGTCGGCCGTCATTCACGAGTATCTCGCCGGTCTCGACTACCGCCTCGGGCTTGAATACCTCGAGGGTCTCTCGGAGTTCTTCCGGCGGCTGGAGCTGGCCGGCAAGGTTCCCCAGGGCCGGCTCGTCTTCCTGCCGGCTGCCTGA
- a CDS encoding acyl carrier protein, giving the protein MADHGNKVKDIIEKELGVEREKLTNEASFIEDLGADSLDIVELVMEFEKEFNIDIPDEDAEKLRTVGDAIAYLNQKIG; this is encoded by the coding sequence ATGGCCGACCATGGCAACAAGGTGAAGGACATCATCGAGAAGGAACTGGGTGTCGAGCGTGAGAAGCTGACGAATGAAGCCAGCTTCATCGAGGACCTCGGCGCGGACAGCCTCGACATCGTCGAGCTCGTGATGGAGTTCGAGAAGGAGTTCAACATCGACATCCCGGATGAGGATGCCGAGAAGCTCCGCACGGTCGGTGACGCCATCGCCTACCTGAACCAGAAGATCGGCTGA
- the fabF gene encoding beta-ketoacyl-ACP synthase II, which yields MRRRVVITGLGCVTPVGNDVGSSWQALLDGKSGGAPITRFDASNHKVRFACEVKGFDPALYMDRKEAKRTDLYTQYAMAAAVQAMTDAGFGDGQGYDPLRTGVVIASGIGGINTFEEQHEVLMKSGPGRVSAFFIPMFISDIASGVVSMRFGAKGPNFTTVSACASSGHGIGISFRAIQYGDADVMIAGGAEASVTAMAMAGFANMQALSTRNDDPARASRPFDATRDGFVLGEGSGVVVLEELEHAKARGARIYGEVAGFGMTGDAYHLTGQPENHEGLQRAMRRAIEDGGLTTAEIHYVNAHGTSTPMNDANEIRAIKAVLGSHASGANVSSTKSVTGHMLGAAGAVETIFTTLAIHHGVVPPTINLQSPDPECDLDCTANVPVRRPVAAALNNSSGFGGHNTSLALVRLRG from the coding sequence ATGAGGCGCCGGGTCGTCATTACGGGTCTCGGATGCGTGACCCCCGTGGGCAACGACGTGGGGAGTTCGTGGCAGGCGCTGCTCGACGGCAAGTCGGGGGGCGCGCCAATCACGCGGTTCGACGCGTCGAACCACAAGGTGCGGTTCGCGTGCGAAGTGAAGGGCTTCGACCCGGCGCTGTACATGGACCGCAAGGAAGCCAAGCGGACCGACCTCTACACGCAGTACGCCATGGCCGCGGCGGTGCAGGCCATGACCGATGCCGGATTCGGCGACGGGCAGGGGTATGACCCGCTCCGCACTGGCGTGGTCATCGCGAGCGGCATTGGCGGCATCAACACGTTCGAGGAGCAGCACGAGGTCCTGATGAAGTCCGGGCCGGGGCGGGTGTCGGCCTTCTTCATCCCGATGTTCATCAGCGACATTGCCTCGGGTGTGGTCTCGATGCGCTTCGGCGCCAAGGGACCCAACTTCACCACGGTGTCGGCCTGCGCCAGCTCGGGGCACGGCATCGGCATCTCGTTCCGCGCCATCCAGTACGGCGATGCGGACGTGATGATCGCGGGCGGCGCCGAAGCCTCGGTGACCGCGATGGCGATGGCCGGCTTCGCGAACATGCAGGCGCTCTCCACCCGAAACGACGACCCGGCGCGGGCGTCGCGCCCGTTTGATGCCACGCGCGACGGCTTCGTGCTGGGCGAGGGAAGCGGCGTCGTGGTGCTCGAGGAACTGGAGCACGCCAAGGCGCGCGGGGCGCGCATCTACGGTGAAGTGGCCGGGTTCGGCATGACCGGCGATGCCTACCATCTCACCGGCCAGCCCGAGAATCACGAGGGGCTGCAGCGGGCGATGCGGCGGGCGATCGAGGACGGTGGCCTCACCACCGCCGAGATCCACTACGTGAACGCGCACGGCACGTCGACGCCGATGAACGACGCCAACGAGATCCGCGCCATCAAGGCGGTGCTGGGTTCGCACGCCTCGGGCGCGAACGTGAGTTCCACCAAGTCGGTCACCGGGCACATGCTCGGCGCGGCCGGCGCCGTGGAGACGATCTTCACGACGCTGGCGATCCATCATGGCGTGGTGCCGCCGACCATCAACCTGCAGTCGCCGGATCCCGAGTGCGATCTCGACTGCACGGCCAATGTGCCGGTCCGGCGGCCGGTCGCCGCCGCGCTCAACAACTCGTCCGGATTCGGCGGGCACAACACTTCGCTCGCGCTCGTCCGGCTGCGGGGCTGA
- the mqnE gene encoding aminofutalosine synthase MqnE produces MAPAPQVPVDRISDPVLRRIGERVAAGERLDTADAAALYRTGDLTGLGLIADAANRARNGDVVTFASNQHINPTNVCILRKTCVFCGYARLPKEEGAYRYTMEQVLAEAAHAADGMTREFHIVGGLDMKAGLAYYEEMFRTLKANFPHVHIKALTAVEIAHIARIEKMPWRDVLIALKAAGLDTMPGGGAETFSAAVRERISDKKLAGAEYIGVHRTAHELGIRTNCTMLYGHIETIEDRLEHLQMLRDLQDETGGFLAYVPLAYHPDDNELGRELGRQGTATTGWDDLKMLAVGRLFLDNFQHIKSHWIMVTPHLSQVALHYGVNDLEGTVVREKIYHAVGAHTPQAMSLDEILKIIRGAGKTPAERDSFYRILRTEFEPTPAPAGVA; encoded by the coding sequence ATGGCCCCCGCGCCGCAGGTTCCGGTTGACCGGATCAGCGACCCGGTGCTGCGCCGCATCGGCGAGCGCGTCGCGGCGGGCGAGCGGCTCGACACGGCCGACGCCGCGGCGCTCTATCGCACCGGCGATCTCACCGGGCTGGGGCTGATCGCCGACGCCGCCAACCGCGCCCGGAACGGCGACGTGGTGACGTTCGCGTCCAATCAGCACATCAACCCCACGAACGTCTGCATCCTGCGGAAGACCTGCGTCTTCTGCGGCTACGCGCGCCTGCCCAAGGAAGAGGGCGCCTACCGCTACACGATGGAGCAGGTGCTCGCCGAGGCGGCGCACGCCGCCGACGGGATGACGCGCGAGTTCCACATCGTCGGCGGCCTCGACATGAAGGCGGGCCTCGCCTACTACGAGGAGATGTTCCGCACGCTGAAGGCGAACTTCCCGCACGTGCACATCAAGGCACTGACCGCGGTGGAGATCGCGCACATCGCGCGCATCGAGAAGATGCCGTGGCGCGACGTGCTGATTGCGCTCAAGGCGGCGGGCCTCGACACGATGCCGGGCGGCGGCGCGGAGACGTTCAGCGCGGCGGTGCGTGAGCGCATCTCGGACAAGAAACTGGCGGGCGCCGAGTACATCGGGGTGCATCGCACCGCGCACGAGCTCGGGATCCGCACCAACTGCACCATGCTGTACGGCCACATCGAGACCATCGAGGACCGGCTGGAGCACCTGCAGATGCTGCGCGACCTGCAGGACGAGACGGGCGGGTTCCTGGCGTACGTCCCCCTGGCGTATCATCCCGACGACAACGAGCTCGGCCGGGAGCTGGGTCGTCAGGGGACGGCGACGACGGGCTGGGACGACCTGAAGATGCTGGCGGTGGGGCGGCTCTTCCTCGACAACTTCCAGCACATCAAGTCGCACTGGATCATGGTCACGCCGCACCTCTCGCAGGTGGCGCTGCACTACGGCGTGAACGACCTCGAAGGGACCGTGGTGCGCGAGAAGATCTACCACGCGGTCGGGGCGCACACGCCGCAGGCGATGAGCCTGGACGAGATCCTCAAGATCATCCGGGGAGCGGGGAAGACGCCGGCCGAGCGCGACTCGTTCTACCGGATCCTGCGCACCGAATTCGAGCCGACGCCAGCGCCGGCCGGAGTGGCCTGA
- a CDS encoding DedA family protein, translated as MTALLDWVNALDVNTLYVLLGVVAFIESIFPPAPADVVVAFGAFYAARRDAELLPVVAAIVIGSVLGSLVVYFVARRFGADWMHARLKRLHLLNAEERLEGLYAHYGLAALFVSRFVPGLRAVVSPMAGALRVKVLRYTAVIAVASTIWYGIIIWLAFRVGTDWEQVQDSMRVVGRRVGVGALVVIVLLTVLGWELWRRHRAKHPHLRQPPPE; from the coding sequence GTGACTGCCTTGCTGGACTGGGTGAACGCGCTCGACGTCAATACGCTGTACGTGCTGCTGGGCGTGGTGGCGTTCATCGAGAGCATCTTTCCGCCGGCGCCCGCCGACGTGGTGGTCGCCTTCGGCGCGTTCTACGCGGCGCGACGCGACGCCGAACTCCTGCCGGTCGTGGCGGCCATCGTCATCGGATCGGTCCTCGGCTCGCTGGTCGTCTACTTCGTGGCCCGCCGCTTCGGCGCCGACTGGATGCACGCCCGCCTCAAGCGGCTGCACCTCCTGAATGCCGAAGAGCGCCTGGAAGGCCTGTACGCCCACTACGGCCTCGCCGCGCTCTTCGTCAGCCGGTTCGTCCCGGGGCTCCGCGCCGTGGTGTCGCCGATGGCGGGCGCGCTGCGCGTGAAGGTGCTCCGCTACACGGCGGTGATCGCGGTGGCCAGCACCATCTGGTACGGCATCATCATCTGGCTTGCGTTCCGGGTGGGCACCGACTGGGAGCAGGTGCAGGATTCCATGCGCGTCGTTGGACGCCGTGTCGGCGTCGGCGCGCTCGTGGTCATCGTGTTGCTCACCGTGCTCGGGTGGGAACTGTGGCGCCGGCATCGGGCCAAGCACCCGCACCTGCGGCAGCCCCCGCCGGAGTGA
- the ispF gene encoding 2-C-methyl-D-erythritol 2,4-cyclodiphosphate synthase, whose translation MGVRFGSGARKAIDAAMVEAERLGLDLPNSLHLLLGMLRAPRGTASQMLAMLGMPVDLLVRAVESRLSGAGAAAMAESEDAAEAILRAAGEEAGRRGGGVVTEGDIMRAMGHSPFSGAGRVLLEAGITAERLDQLPLEVAADAPPAAGARAVARTRTGIGYDSHRFGPGAGIILGGVMIPSDQRLVGHSDGDAVAHAVTDAILGGAGVGDIGEMFADTDAANKGRDSIEMLHLAVERARHAGWSPTQVDVTVIAEAPRIGPYRNAMRERLAHALGLSVADVMVKGKSNEGMGWIGRGEGIAAIAVATLNSFDGERR comes from the coding sequence ATGGGTGTGCGGTTCGGAAGCGGGGCACGCAAGGCGATCGACGCCGCGATGGTCGAGGCGGAGCGTCTCGGTCTCGACCTGCCGAATTCGCTGCACCTCCTGCTCGGCATGCTGCGCGCGCCGCGCGGCACGGCCAGCCAGATGCTGGCCATGCTGGGGATGCCGGTCGACCTGCTGGTCCGTGCCGTCGAGTCGCGCCTCTCGGGCGCGGGAGCCGCGGCGATGGCCGAGAGCGAGGACGCCGCGGAGGCGATCCTGCGGGCCGCCGGCGAAGAGGCCGGACGACGCGGCGGCGGGGTGGTGACCGAGGGCGACATCATGCGCGCGATGGGGCACAGCCCCTTCAGCGGTGCGGGGCGCGTGCTCCTCGAAGCCGGCATCACGGCGGAACGGCTGGACCAGCTGCCGCTCGAAGTGGCGGCGGACGCACCGCCGGCGGCCGGCGCGCGCGCCGTGGCGCGCACGCGCACCGGCATTGGCTACGACTCGCACCGGTTCGGGCCGGGCGCCGGCATCATTCTCGGCGGCGTCATGATTCCGTCGGACCAGCGGCTGGTGGGACACAGCGACGGCGATGCGGTGGCCCATGCGGTGACCGACGCGATTCTCGGGGGCGCCGGCGTGGGCGACATCGGCGAGATGTTCGCGGACACCGACGCCGCCAACAAGGGGCGCGATTCGATCGAGATGCTGCACCTCGCCGTGGAGCGCGCGCGCCACGCGGGCTGGTCCCCGACCCAGGTGGACGTGACCGTCATCGCGGAGGCCCCGCGCATCGGACCGTATCGCAACGCGATGCGGGAGCGCCTGGCGCATGCCCTCGGACTCAGCGTCGCCGACGTGATGGTCAAGGGCAAGAGCAACGAGGGCATGGGGTGGATCGGGCGCGGCGAGGGCATCGCGGCCATCGCAGTGGCGACGCTCAACTCGTTCGACGGGGAGCGCCGGTGA